The Megachile rotundata isolate GNS110a chromosome 3, iyMegRotu1, whole genome shotgun sequence genome includes a window with the following:
- the DIP2 gene encoding disco-interacting protein 2 isoform X8 yields the protein MRPLSFENLRRLVGRKKDRNEPSFKRSESFKRISIRKSYLDRGKRRNKLQKSLEPTIPPTIDTNLNEKPVEKSIIKDQKPKKLQDDTLTRESISYDEWLQGVSSSSREKLDQVHREQQQNKQNRQHGLAKSKVNKFQKQNDADHVAEDLKVLELDGSPVLHSKSFKISNETIQEKSGSQQDILQIQEPSVEGPPSVSISLGRIWRDAVPVPFPSPSGPSVHHSLDSALKERKPQPTVARTVSAPEKSVAGKDASSAFGFSLRIARLADFRAGGTRNGFFNRRKHKPSPSVSGEGYFKRTNASRRSSSRRHGKRASQKTKKPSRPPRSNSPVWFVPPERRRSRRQRRVWREIRYFPETVMPVVEKIDEWSSNLSDDQFDDAKLLLSGDFNDRREGGSNSLVSSSLGSFSATSSSSSACRPPKISDFNEDKLFSEELRNNGVLARRTTWRPITSNYFASNQFLSFLSKGSSNLVHGKEKSRADSLMYYRCLSSSDSETEDESNRFDVDRRKNSHVIHRQQQLKRQRSGVRRRPLRRKSQLRKATSGQPVFLVRKCSSLRKRPRDITQKGYEKKRTRLLQQYASKQLGGRLVPGGIASPPGSGGSTGNTGNSNSAAARRGNRRLTRNESRYHSEVRQEAVQQALAAMQGRPKPSLPMPSKRTSVMARSPDRERRDSGESSSDEDSVVTEESPGAGGPTVNRGCSSSGVIHVGIAGTGLSDTSSTGSARDTPPPPRPPARRPPGADITDIAEYTPHAYCNIQPPDVTHTSNTPSAQQSTRRPGADRVNRYHVVEDQNNTGTTGRWKVSAKIQQLLNTLKRPKRRPLPEFYEDDDIELEIAANPKDPNAPKPEGGSMTSAVGETSSVAAGLPRSLEAAIQRYGSASYKAPVATVLDPNGKLCVTLTYGKLLSRSHKIAYTLLNKALSRGGDCCLKPGDRIALVYPNNDPISFMCAFYGCLQAGIVPVPIEVPLTRRDAGSQQIGFLLGSCGIQVALTSEACLKGLPKTAAGEVVAFKGWPKLHWFVTEHLGKTPKDWLPPPRLTDDTPAYIEYTTDKDGSVMGVTVTRSAMLAHCRALTQACGYTEGENAVCVLDFKREVGLWHSTLTSVLNGMHVIFIPYALMKVNPASWMQMITKHRASVAVVKSRDLHWGLLATKDHKDISLSSLRLLLVADGANPWSLSSCDQFLSVFQSKGLRPDAVCPCASSSEALTVSVRRPGRAGVNATGRGVLSMSGLSYGVVRVDQENSLTSLTLQDCGQVMPGSIVVVIKMEGQPFICKTDEVGEICVHSSATGNQYWGLQGLTNNTFKVSPLQADGTPLGDVEYTRSGLLGFLGPGGLVFVCGSRDGLMTVTGRKHNADDIIATVLAVEPMKFIYRGRIAVFSVRVLRDERICVVAEQRPDCSEEESFQWMSRVLQAVDSIHAVGIYCLALVPPNHLPKTPLGGIHLSETKRRFLEGTLHPANVLLCPHTCVTNLPKPREVHSAGDSVADVGPASVMVGNIVQGNRLASAQGRDMGVLDEDSDNAKKYQFISEILRWRAVSTSDHVIFTSLNAKGAVATSLSCSQLHKKAERIGNLLLDRGRINTGDHVALIFPPGTDLICAFYGCLYVGAVPVTIRPPHPQNLQTTLPTVRMIVDVSKSVLVLTNQNILKLLKTKEANNVVDIKSWPTILDMDDMPKKKLPVMYRAPTAEMLAYLDFSVSTTGMLAGIKMSHAAVTSLCRAMKLACELYPSRHIALCLDPYSGLGFALWCLSSIYSGHHSILIPPSEVEANPALWLSAVSQSRVRDTFCSYGVMELCTKGLGSSVHALKARGVSLACVRTCVVVAEERPRIALTTSFSKLFSALGLSPRAVSTSFGCRVNTAICLQGASSPEPSTVYVDLRALRNDRVSLVERGSPHSLCLMESGKLLPGVKVIIANPETKGQCGDSHLGEIWVQSAHNASGYFTIYGDESDYADHFNARLVTGNTNEVYARTGYLGFLRRTESVQQSVISDVPGDTSAAEADLVPGDAELHDAVFVVGALDEAILLRGMRYHPIDIENSVMRCHKKIAECAVFTWTNLLVVVVELDGSESEALDLVALVTSAVLEEHHLVVGVVVVVDPGVVPINSRGEKQRMHLRDGFLADQLDPIYVAYNM from the exons ATGAGACCGTTGTCTTTCGAGAACTTGAGGAGGCTCGTGGGTCGCAAGAAGGACCGTAACGAGCCGTCCTTCAAGCGCAGCGAGTCCTTCAAGAGGATATCGATAAGGAAAAGCTACCTGGACCGGGGGAAACGTCGCAACAAGCTCCAGAAAAGCTTGGAACCGACTATCCCTCCTACCATCGATACAAACTTGAACGAGAAACCGGTCGAGAAGAGTATCATTAAGGATCAGAAGCCGAAGAAACTTCAGGATGACACCTTGACTCGCGAGTCCATCAGCTACGACGAATGGTTGCAAGGTGTCAGTTCGTCGTCTCGAGAGAAACTCGACCAGGTGCACCGGGAGCAACAGCAGAATAAGCAGAACAGGCAGCACGGTTTGGCAAAGAGCAAAGTTAACAAGTTTCAAAAGCAGAACGACGCTGATCACGTGGCTGAGGATTTGAAGGTTCTCGAGCTCGATGGATCGCCGGTGTTGCACTCGAAATCGTTCAAAATCTCGAACGAGACTATTCAGGAGAAAAGCGGCAGCCAGCAGGACATTCTGCAGATTCAGGAACCTTCCGTCGAAGGACCTCCTAGCGTTAGCATCAGTCTGGGAAGGATCTGGAGGGACGCGGTACCGGTACCGTTTCCTTCGCCTTCTGGACCGTCGGTTCACCACTCTTTGGACAGTGCTTTGAAGGAGAGGAAACCTCAGCCGACCGTGGCGAGGACGGTGTCCGCTCCGGAGAAGAGTGTCGCTGGCAAGGATGCCTCGTCCGCGTTTGGTTTTTCACTCAGGATCGCTAGGCTGGCTGATTTTCGAGCAGG GGGTACGAGAAACGGTTTTTTCAACCGGAGAAAACACAAACCGTCTCCTAGCGTGAGCGGCGAGGGTTACTTCAAACGAACGAACGCTTCGAGACGGTCCAGTTCTCGACGTCACGGAAAACGTGCCTCGCAGAAGACGAAGAAACCTTCTCGTCCACCGAGATCGAACAGCCCCGTGTGGTTCGTTCCGCCGGAAAGACGTCGATCGAGACGTCAGCGACGAGTATGGCGAGAGATCAGATACTTTCCTGAAACAGTGATGCCGGTGGTGGAGAAAATCGACGAATGGTCATCGAATCTATCGGACGATCAATTCGACGACGCGAAATTATTGCTGTCCGGAGACTTCAACGACAGGCGGGAAGGTGGATCGAACTCTTTAGTCTCGTCTTCTTTGGGCTCGTTCTCCGCCACTTCGTCCTCCTCGTCAGCCTGCAGACCACCAAAGATCAGCGACTTCAACGAGGACAAACTGTTCTCGGAAGAGCTGAGGAACAACGGTGTTCTAGCTCGGAGAACCACATGGAGGCCCATCACATCCAACTACTTCGCGAGTAATCAGTTCCTGAGCTTTCTATCGAAAGGCTCGAGCAACCTCGTCCACGGGAAGGAGAAGTCGAGGGCGGATTCGTTGATGTATTATAGGTGTTTGTCGTCCAGCGATAGCGAGACCGAAGATGAATCGAACAGGTTCGACGTCGATCGAAGGAAGAACTCGCACGTTATACACAGGCAGCAACAATTGAAGAGACAAAGATCTGGAGTCAGGAGAAGACCGCTCAGACGAAAATCGCAGCTTCGAAAGGCTACGTCTGGACAACCCGTGTTCCTAGTAAGGAAGTGCTCGTCCTTGAGGAAGAGACCCA GGGACATTACACAGAAGGGCTACGAAAAGAAACGGACACGTCTACTTCAGCAGTATGCCTCGAAGCAGCTGG GAGGCCGGCTAGTACCTGGCGGGATTGCCAGTCCCCCGGGATCTGGCGGCTCCACCGGAAACACCGGGAACTCGAACTCGGCGGCTGCGAGACGCGGCAATCGCAGACTGACGCGCAATGAGAGCCGCTATCATTCCG AGGTGCGCCAGGAGGCGGTGCAGCAAGCATTGGCAGCGATGCAGGGTCGTCCGAAGCCATCGTTGCCTATGCCGTCGAAGAGAACCTCCGTAATGGCCAGGAGTCCGGATCGCGAACGACGCGACAGCGGAGAATCGAGCAGCGACGAGGATAGCGTGGTCACCGAGGAAAGTCCCGGTGCTGGTGGTCCAACAG TTAATAGAGGTTGTTCGTCATCCGGAGTGATCCACGTCGGAATTGCAGGCACTGGACTGTCGGACACCAGCAGCACCGGTTCAGCGCGAGACACGCCTCCGCCTCCAAGACCACCGGCTAGGAGACCTCCTGGTGCGGACATCACGGACATCGCGGAATATACGCCTCATGCGTACTGCAACATCCAGCCTCCGGACGTGACGCACACCAGCAACACACCGTCTGCGCAGCAGTCGACTAGGCGACCTGGCGCCGATCGGGTCAATCGTTACCACGTGGTCGAGGATCAGAACAATACAGGAACTACCGGTCGCTGGAAGGTATCCGCGAAGATTCAACAGTTGCTCAACACCCTGAAACGACCGAAGCGGCGGCCGTTGCCCGAGTTCTACGAAGACGACGATATAGAATTAGAGATTGCAGCTAATCCAAAGGATCCTAATGCTCCTAAACCGGAGGGTGGTTCTATGACATCCGCGGTCGGTGAAACATCGTCCGTGGCTGCGGGCTTACCCAGGTCCCTCGAGGCTGCTATACAAAG GTACGGTTCAGCATCGTACAAAGCACCAGTAGCAACCGTTCTCGATCCGAACGGCAAACTTTGCGTAACACTGACCTATGGAAAACTTCTGAGTCGTTCTCACAAAATAGCCTATACGCTGCTAAACAAGGCTCTAAGTCGTGGCGGCGATTGCTGTCTGAAACCAGGAGATCGGATCGCTCTGGTCTATCCGAACAACGACCCGATTAGCTTCATGTGCGCCTTTTACGGTTGCCTTCAGGCTGGCATTGTACCTGTGCCGATCGAAGTTCCGCTAACGCGTCGAGACGCGGGCTCCCAGCAAATTGGTTTCCTCCTAGGAAGTTGCGGAATTcag GTGGCGTTGACGAGCGAGGCTTGCCTAAAAGGCCTTCCAAAGACGGCGGCCGGTGAAGTGGTGGCTTTCAAAGGTTGGCCGAAACTTCATTGGTTCGTCACCGAACATTTGGGTAAGACCCCGAAAGATTGGCTACCACCGCCTCGATTAACCGACGACACCCCGGCGTACATCGAATACACGACTGACAAGGATGGCTCGGTGATGGGAGTGACGGTGACCAGGTCGGCGATGTTGGCCCATTGTCGAGCTCTGACTCAAGCCTGCGGTTACACGGAGGGAGAGAATGCCGTGTGCGTGTTGGACTTCAAACGAGAGGTCGGCCTTTGGCACAGCACCTTGACCAGCGTTCTGAATGGCATGCACGTGATCTTTATCCCGTACGCACTGATGAAAGTGAATCCAGCGAGCTGGATGCAGATGATCACGAAACATCGCGCCAGCGTGGCCGTGGTCAAGTCGCGAGATCTTCATTGGGGTCTACTGGCGACCAAGGATCACAAGGACATTTCTTTGTCATCGTTAAGGCTGCTGTTGGTCGCTGACGGCGCGAATCCGTGGTCTCTGTCATCCTGCGACCAGTTTCTCTCGGTATTCCAGTCTAAAGGCTTGCGACCAGATGCCGTGTGTCCTTGCGCATCTTCTAGCGAGGCTCTGACCGTTTCTGTCAGGAGGCCAGGACGCGCTGGAGTGAACGCTACCGGGCGTGGTGTTCTTTCCATGTCTGGACTGAGTTACGGAGTCGTAAGGGTGGATCAGGAGAACTCGCTAACTTCTTTGACGCTTCAAGACTGCGGCCAAGTCATGCCTGGAA GTATCGTGGTCGTGATCAAGATGGAAGGTCAGCCGTTCATTTGTAAAACCGACGAAGTAGGCGAAATCTGCGTCCACAGTTCAGCGACTGGCAATCAGTATTGGGGATTGCAGGGGTTGACAAATAATACGTTTAAAGTGTCGCCTCTGCAAGCCGATGGTACTCCTCTCGGTGACGTGGAGTACACTCGTTCTGGTCTATTGGGTTTCCTGGGTCCTGGTGGCCTGGTGTTCGTTTGTGGATCTCGCGACGGTCTCATGACCGTTACCGGAAGGAAACACAACGCCGATGATATCATCGCTACGGTACTGGCTGTAGAACCGATGAAGTTCATTTACCGTGGTAGGATAGCCGTCTTCAGCGTCCGCGTTTTGAGAGATGAAAGAATATGCGTCGTTGCGGAACAACGACCCGATTGCAGCGAAGAAGAA AGTTTCCAATGGATGTCTCGAGTCCTTCAGGCTGTGGATTCCATTCACGCGGTTGGCATATACTGTTTAGCGCTAGTACCACCGAACCACCTTCCAAAAACACCCTTGGGCGGTATTCATCTGTCGGAAACAAAACGACGTTTCCTAGAGGGTACTCTACACCCGGCTAACGTTCTACTTTGTCCGCATACTTGCGTTACCAATCTACCGAAACCACGCGAAGTCCATTCAG CGGGGGATTCTGTTGCAGACGTTGGTCCGGCCAGTGTGATGGTGGGCAACATTGTTCAGGGTAATAGATTGGCTTCTGCTCAAGGACGTGACATGGGTGTATTGGACGAGGACAGTGATAACGCGAAAAAG TATCAGTTCATCTCGGAGATTCTTCGATGGCGTGCCGTCAGTACCTCCGACCATGTGATCTTCACGTCGCTCAACGCCAAAGGAGCAGTAGCAACATCTTTATCTTGTTCGCAATTACACAAGAAGGCTGAACGAATCGGCAATCTTTTGTTAGATCGCGGAAGAATCAATACCGGAGATCATGTGGCGTTAATATTTCCACCTGGCACAGACTTGATATGCGCGTTCTATGGTTGTCTATATGTTGGAGCTGTGCCAGTTACGATCAGGCCACCTCATCCGCAAAACCTTCAAACCACTCTGCCAACCGTTCGCATGATCGTGGACGTCAGTAAGTCTGTGCTCGTGCTTACGAATCAGAATATCCTGAAACTTCTGAAAACGAAG GAAGCGAACAACGTTGTCGACATTAAGAGCTGGCCGACGATTCTCGATATGGATGACATGCCAAAGAAGAAGCTACCTGTTATGTATCGGGCGCCTACGGCGGAGATGCTAGCTTACCTAGACTTCAGCGTCTCGACGACGGGAATGTTAGCAGGAATTAAAATGTCTCACGCAGCAGTGACGTCTCTATGCCGTGCCATGAAACTAGCCTGCGAACTATATCCATCCAGGCACATCGCTCTGTGTTTAGATCCCTATTCCGGATTAGGATTCGCTCTATGGTGTCTGAGCAGTATATACAGTGGTCATCATTCCATACTTATACCACCATCAGAG gTGGAAGCCAATCCAGCGTTGTGGCTGTCGGCGGTTAGTCAGTCCAGAGTAAGGGACACGTTTTGCTCTTACGGTGTAATGGAACTGTGCACGAAGGGGCTGGGTTCCTCCGTTCACGCTCTGAAAGCTAGAGGTGTTAGTTTAGCGTGTGTTAGAACGTGTGTAGTCGTCGCCGAAGAGAGGCCACGAATCGCTCTCACCACGAGCTTTAGCAAACTCTTCTCGGCTTTGGGACTTAGTCCACGTGCCGTATCGACTTCCTTCGGGTGTAGAGTAAACACGGCGATTTGTCTACAG GGTGCATCCAGTCCAGAACCATCAACGGTATACGTTGACCTTCGCGCGTTGCGCAACGACCGAGTATCTCTGGTCGAAAGAGGTAGTCCACATTCTCTGTGTCTGATGGAATCAGGAAAGTTACTTCCCGGAGTGAAAGTGATCATCGCCAATCCCGAAACAAAAGGACAGTGCGGTGATTCTCATTTGGGCGAAATCTGGGTACAGTCGGCTCACAATGCCAGTGGTTACTTCACGATATACGGCGATGAAAGCGATTACGCGGACCACTTTAACGCCCGTCTAGTAACAGGAAACACGAATGAGGTGTACGCTAGGACTGGTTATCTCGGTTTCTTAAGACGTACCGAGAGCGTTCAACAGTCAGTTATCAGTGACGTTCCCGGTGATACTTCCGCCGCGGAAGCGGATCTCGTTCCCGGTGATGCCGAATTACACGACGCCGTGTTCGTTGTTGGCGCCCTCGACGAGGCTATACTACTCAGAGGAATGCGGTACCATCCTATCGACATCGAGAATAGTGTAATGAGGTGTCACAAGAAGATAGCGGAATG TGCCGTATTTACATGGACCAATCTGCTGGTAGTGGTGGTAGAGCTCGACGGAAGCGAGAGCGAAGCATTAGATCTCGTTGCATTGGTTACCAGCGCCGTTCTCGAAGAGCATCACCTGGTAGTCGGTGTGGTGGTCGTCGTGGACCCCGGAGTAGTCCCGATAAATTCTCGTGGCGAGAAGCAACGGATGCATTTGCGGGACGGTTTCCTGGCGGATCAGTTAGATCCCATCTACGTGGCGTATAACATGTGA